Proteins encoded together in one Procambarus clarkii isolate CNS0578487 chromosome 11, FALCON_Pclarkii_2.0, whole genome shotgun sequence window:
- the LOC123758534 gene encoding probable glutamate receptor — MTTPALLLVMAGLCSSVTIIPLETSGPPEAPPPRATSPERRSNLRQEYLRTLHNHNSDGRSYSDRIKPYEVRRLLRPSWDSHDGLRTPAGATYHDSHHESWQDDFSASGYGGPTRGAAKRTPHCKRHSEDRLGPQDVPLTSEASEILIDGNSGSSRDEHRKRSEFQRLPGAPGALVGAFRRAPTLHKDSLRFQRLRIAPEGVGEETEALWVREMVEAVIEREMNGCHLMLVHDGSHTHQLLLNHLLIYLPNLRQVVAALRVEDLAGAAWTSSCDGRGAYVFLLHRPETLISFLNTDDDCWNYQGRYFVVGLQVGDLEAVSRSKKGKKTPHLAGAVKSGVEGEWQVFMNQLYWGAGLRHITTWRRHSFTTQVDLFPDKVSDLRGALLKVVTFVWEPSVFYQRAEDGAVLFRYGTDILITEALGQVMNFTIQYQEPPNGEMWGLVSTNGTLTGLRGKLSRDEVDIGVANLYLTLNQRVGTEFSAPYDTESNCFLIRSEPPLPLWQALAFPFNPSTWLAVLFCLLLSGPVLYLLARGSAACGDEIPNLRTLASCFTFSLATLLGKSAARDPRPTSSRIVTFSLWLYGMILTIVYSTNLTAYLLVSRKPFTIDTFKDLQASGLRVFGLGDLFQYELAAASDPYLKELSKTYESHSAPEQIFPKVLGGEGVLLENHGFLEFSATTRFATRGASRVRILKNCFAPYNIAMGLQAHSPLKPKLDVVIGWVQQAGLVRRFFLDSMRLAAASKKYREVEGGPPGRDEGAVTPITLDHLQGAFLVALAGHVLSTVVFIVEKLLITPRSV; from the exons ATGACCACACCGGCGCTCTTGCTGGTGATGGCGGGTCTCTGTTCCTCCGTCACGATCATCCCTCTTGAGACCTCCGGGCCTCCAGAAGCGCCCCCTCCCAGGGCCACGTCCCCCGAGCGACGCAGTAACCTCCGGCAGGAATATCTCCGAACTCTTCATAACCATAACTCCGACGGAAGGTCCTACTCCGACCGGATCAAACCGTATGAGGTCCGGAGACTTCTACGACCGTCATGGGATTCTCACGACGGTCTTAGAACCCCTGCCGGTGCGACTTACCATGATAGCCACCATGAGTCTTGGCAGGACGACTTTTCGGCTAGCGGTTATGGAGGTCCCACGAGGGGAGCGGCGAAGAGGACCCCTCACTGCAAGAGACACAGTGAAGACAGACTCGGCCCTCAGGATGTTCCCCTTACCTCAGAGGCTTCAGAAATATTAATAGACGGAAACAGTGGAAGCTCTCGCGATGAACACCGTAAAAGATCGGAATTCCAAAGGCTTCCAGGCGCTCCAGGGGCCTTAGTTGGGGCATTTCGAAGAGCTCCGACGCTTCATAAAGATTCCCTGAGGTTCCAGAGGCTTAGAATTGCACCggagggtgtgggagaggagaCGGAAGCATTGTGGGTAAGGGAGATGGTGGAGGCTGTGATAGAGAGGGAGATGAATGGATGCCATCTGATGCTCGTTCACGACGGAAGCCACACTCACCAATTACTCCTAAATCATCTGCTCATTTACCTGCCAAACTTGCGACAA GTGGTGGCGGCCCTCAGGGTGGAGGACCTGGCGGGGGCGGCGTGGACCTCGTCGTGTGATGGGCGGGGCGCCTACGTCTTCCTCCTCCACCGGCCGGAGACTCTCATCTCCTTCCTCAACACTGACGACGATTGCTGGAACTACCAGGGAAG GTATTTTGTGGTTGGTCTCCAGGTGGGCGACCTGGAGGCTGTCAGTAGGTCTAAGAAGGGCAAGAAGACACCGCACTTGGCTGGGGCAGTTAAG tcaggtgtggagggggagtggcaggtgttcatgaaccagctgtactggGGAGCAGGTCTGCGGCACATCACCACCTGGCGCAGACACAGCTTCACGACACAGGTGGACCTCTTCCCCGACAAGGTCTCCGACTTGCGTGGCGCCCTCCTCAAG GTGGTAACGTTCGTGTGGGAGCCGAGTGTGTTCTACCAGCGGGCCGAGGACGGCGCTGTCCTCTTCCGCTACGGGACAGATATCCTTATCACCGAGGCCTTGGGTCAGGTCATGAACTTCACTATACAGTACCAGGAGCCTCCCAacg GGGAGATGTGGGGTCTGGTCTCCACCAACGGCACCCTGACCGGCCTCAGAGGCAAGCTGTCGAGAGACGAGGTGGACATTGGCGTCGCTAACCTCTACCTCACGCTAAACCAGCGCGTCGGTACCGAGTTTTCCGCTCCGTACGACACGGAG TCCAACTGCTTCTTGATAAGATCCGAACCTCCACTTCCTCTGTGGCAAGCTCTGGCCTTCCCCTTCAACCCGTCTACCTGGCTcgctgtcctcttctgtctacTCCTGTCAGGACCTGTCCTCTACCTTCTGGCTCGCGGCTCCGCTGCATG cGGAGACGAGATCCCAAACCTTCGAACCCTGGCCTCGTGTTTCACCTTCTCCTTGGCGACACTCTTGGGCAAGTCTGCGGCACGAGACCCGAGACCCACCTCCTCCAGGATAGTGACCTTCTCCCTGTGGCTCTACGGGATGATTCTCACCATCGTCTACTCCACCAACCTCACGGCCTACCTCCTCGTCAGCAGGAAGCCCTTCACCATCGACACCTTCAAGGACCTGCAAGCCTCGGGACTTCGAGTCTTTGGTCTGGGGGACCTCTTCCAGTATGAGCTGGCAGCTGCCAGTGACCCGTACTTGAAG GAACTCTCCAAGACGTATGAGAGCCACAGCGCTCCGGAGCAGATCTTTCCCAAGGTGCTGGGCGGTGAGGGCGTCCTACTGGAGAACCATGGCTTCTTGGAGTTTTCGGCTACCACTCGCTTCGCCACCAGAGGGGCGTCCCGCGTTCGAATCTTGAAG AACTGCTTCGCTCCCTACAATATCGCCATGGGCCTCCAGGCGCACTCGCCGCTCAAGCCCAAGCTGGATGTGGTCATAGGCTGGGTCCAGCAGGCTGGACTCGTCAGACGGTTCTTCCTGGACTCCATGAGGCTCGCCGCAGCCTCTAAG AAGTACAGAGAAGTGGAGGGGGGGCCGCCGGGCAGAGACGAGGGGGCGGTGACCCCTATCACCCTGGACCACCTCCAGGGGGCCTTCCTGGTGGCTCTCGCTGGCCACGTCCTCTCTACCGTTGTTTTCATCGTCGAGAAGTTATTGATTACCCCAAGGAGTGTCTGA
- the LOC123758252 gene encoding uncharacterized protein — MAPKSASVGVYGTPAFLARVMALPAFNDALVLATQVYDTTKRNEVMGAALRAAEASMAVAATGALPLAAPLLERVGGWQRVDEWACRGLDRVEEAAPIIKKPTKEIVNTTRQRVLGAVAGDQVIVPDTLAEAIIARANRVVEAVTESVGVRAATEAVERALDTTHGLLDTYLPPGHGGDHLYPDEAGVGVTGRSLLLVRKTGHRMYRATVRTVRPDLTSDPDALITPQMLVEFGQAKLVGLYKELRREARPGEEVGVAMTLARRSIRVTIDVFTQVNAMLRDLSFRKVTETVAANFPPDTKILVARLRNLYTDLLTRLTPVIQTAVDSLRSAYSDLLTRLTPVIQTVVDSLRSAYSDLLTRLSPVIQTSVDSLRNAYTDLLTRLSPVIQTSVDSLRNAYTDLLTRLSPVIQTSIDSLRSAYTDLLARLTPWTQASAEWLRTVSNDSMDRLSPVVQGAVERLTIVYLDALGRLPPEARAPIQRLVSASSDALTSIPPAIQASFIRARSIYAALISRFTTLAQEALKILREIATEPASRLPQLLQSIRAAAAGGFVRVIETSVDTFRRSLSAERATEAGAVILDYVNYVAEEARLWTKVVIVLLQVTPSIALRISQTTRIFAAEWLRSTVTSLEQGGRPGPTLYKKGFVAVKVSMMAPGDAARRLGDQDYIRGKVE; from the exons atggCACCCAAGTCTGCCAGTGTGGGCGTCTATGGCACCCCTGCCTTCCTGGCCAGGGTGATGGCACTCCCTGCCTTCAACGACGCTCTCGTCCTTGCCACACAGGTCTATGACACCACCAAG AGGAACGAGGTGATGGGGGCGGCGTTACGGGCGGCGGAGGCCAGCATGGCGGTGGCGGCGACGGGCGCCCTGCCCCTGGCGGCGCCACTCCTGGAGAGGGTGGGCGGGTGGCAGCGGGTGGACGAGTGGGCGTGCCGAGGCCTAGACAGGGTGGAGGAGGCCGCCCCTATCATTAAGAAGCCGACCAAGGAg ATCGTCAACACGACCCGGCAGCGGGTGCTTGGTGCCGTGGCTGGGGACCAAGTTATCGTACCGGACACCCTCGCTGAAGCCATCATTGCTAGAGCCAACAGAGTG GTGGAGGCGGTGACGGAGAGTGTGGGCGTGCGGGCGGCTACGGAAGCGGTGGAGAGGGCGTTGGACACCACCCACGGCCTCCTGGACACCTACCTTCCTCCGGGCCATGGCGGCGACCACCTGTACCCAG ACGAGGCCGGTGTGGGCGTGACAGGACGGTCACTACTACTGGTGCGCAAGACCGGACACCGGATGTACCGAGCTACAGTGAGGACCGtgcgacctgacctgacctctgaCCCCGACGCCCTCATCACGCCACAGATGCTG GTGGAATTTGGACAGGCCAAGTTGGTTGGCTTATACAAGGAGCTAAGGCGCGAGGCTAGGCCAGGGGAAGAGGTGGGCGTGGCCATGACCCTCGCCCGAAGGTCAATCAGGGTCACCATCGACGTCTTCACTCAGGTCAACGCCATGTTGAGAGACCTCTCCTTCCGGAAGGTGACGGAGACTGTCGCTGCAAACTTCCCTCCAGATACGAAGATCCTTGTTGCAAGATTGAGGAATTTgtacacagatcttctcacccgtcTTACCCCCGTCATTCAGACAGCCGTGGACAGTTTGAGAAGTGCATATTCGGATCTTCTCACCCGTCTTACCcccgtcatccagacagtcgtagACAGTTTGAGAAGTGCATATTCGGATCTTCTCACCCGTCTGTCACCCGTCATTCAGACATCCGTAGACAGTTTGAGAAATGCATATACGGATCTTCTCACCCGTCTGTCACCCGTCATTCAAACATCCGTAGACAGTTTGAGAAATGCATATACGGATCTTCTCACCCGTCTGTCACCTGTCatccagacatccatagacagttTGAGAAGTGCATATACGGACCTCCTGGCCCGTCTAACACCCTGGACTCAGGCATCAGCGGAATGGCTGAGAACTGTCTCTAATGACTCCATGGACCGTCTCTCCCCCGTCGTACAGGGAGCAGTTGAGAGACTGACGATTGTATACTTGGATGCTCTTGGTCGTCTACCACCTGAAGCTCGGGCACCCATCCAGAGACTGGTCAgcgcctcgtccgatgccttaacCAGCATCCCACCAGCCATCCAAGCATCATTCATCAGAGCGAGAAGCATCTACGCTGCCCTCATCTCTCGCTTCACGACCTTAGCCCAGGAAGCACTCAAGATTCTAAGAGAAATCGCAACGGAGCCGGCCAGCCGCCTGCCGCAGCTGCTGCAGTCTATCCGAGCCGCAGCCGCAGGTGGCTTCGTCAGGGTAATAGAGACGAGTGTAGACACCTTCAGGAGATCCTTGAGCGCCGAGAGAGCCACGGAGGCCGGGGCGGTTATCCTCGACTACGTCAATTACGTGGCGGAGGAAGCGAGGCTATGGACCAAGGTGGTTATCGTGCTTCTGCAGGTGACTCCGAGCATCGCCCTCAGGATATCACAGACTACAAGG ATATTTGCTGCTGAGTGGCTAAGGAGCACCGTGACGTCACTAGAGCAGGGCGGGCGACCCGGACCGACTCTCTACAAGAAAGGCTTCGTGGCTGTGAAGGTGTCGATGATGGCGCCTGGAGACGCCGCCCGGCGCTTGGGAGACCAGGATTACATCAGAGGCAAAGTAGAATAG